TTCTGGTAGCGGTGGAAATCTTGCCAACTTTACCCCCAATCACGCCGTAATCTTGGTAAGGAAAAGCATCGATTTTCACCTGGGCCGTTAGTCCTGATTTGATAAATCCCGCTTCCCGATTGGGCAACTCGGCTAAGAGTACCAAAGGAACTCCTTCGGGGGCTACCTCGGCCAAGGTTTGACCGGCTTGCACCACCTCCCCTGATTTTTTCAGGTTGAGAGTCAAGATCACGCCATCGACTGGTGCTGTTAGATATTTTTGACGGAGTTGCTCCTGGGCTTTGGCCAAGAGGGTCTTATTTTCTCGTATACGAGCATCGATCTGGGCTATTTCTAGCTCGAGCGACGCTTTTTGTTTATTGGTCTCCAACTGCACCGCTTGCGCTTCTGCTCGCTTGCGACGCAATTCTGCCTGTAGTTGGGCGACTTCTTGGTAAGTTTTGGCTAATTCCCCTTGATTTTGGGTGATACGACTCTCTAGGTCGAGTAGGGATTGGGAGGCTTGGAAAATCTGCTCTTCGGCGTTATTGATTTCCTGTAATTGACTGATAGTAATCTTCTGTTCTGTCTCCCGCAGGTTTTGTTCGGCTTGAAAGAGCATCTCCAGGGAAATCGCCCCGTCGGCGGCTAAGGGTTTTAAACGAGCCACCCGCTCCTGATGGGCTTTCTTCTCCTCCTCTAGTTGGGCCGAGCGCCGGCTGGCTTCCCCGGAAAGGGGGTTTAGTTGCTGACGACGACTGCGATAGGCACTAGCTTGGGTTTTCTGTTCCCGCAATAATTGACGGATAGTGTCTAGTTTGCTTTCGGCAAGAGCGATCGCTGATAATTGGGCTTTTTCCTCGGCTTCTGCGATCGCTTTTTGGGTGTCCTCCTGCAAATTTAGCCGCTCCCACAGGCCTCGTTTCTGAGTCTGTTCGATGTAGTTAGCGTTCAGGCTTTGTTGTAGGCGTTCTACTTCTTTTTGGGCAATTGTGGTGTCAATCTCGGCGATAATTTGTCCTTTTTTTACTTTATCCCCTTCTTTGACCTCTACACGGCTGATTTGACCCAATTCGAGGGGTTGAATTTTAT
This portion of the Microcystis aeruginosa NIES-2549 genome encodes:
- a CDS encoding HlyD family efflux transporter periplasmic adaptor subunit gives rise to the protein MNNLPESNQVGQETDKEREITISPAKAEQICGGAVAPLSTVAAPIPGHSATTWSTPVQTLLDQPPATLPTRLLMAGMGFCVIFGTWAWFGQIEEVGKATGKLIPQGETYKIQPLELGQISRVEVKEGDKVKKGQIIAEIDTTIAQKEVERLQQSLNANYIEQTQKRGLWERLNLQEDTQKAIAEAEEKAQLSAIALAESKLDTIRQLLREQKTQASAYRSRRQQLNPLSGEASRRSAQLEEEKKAHQERVARLKPLAADGAISLEMLFQAEQNLRETEQKITISQLQEINNAEEQIFQASQSLLDLESRITQNQGELAKTYQEVAQLQAELRRKRAEAQAVQLETNKQKASLELEIAQIDARIRENKTLLAKAQEQLRQKYLTAPVDGVILTLNLKKSGEVVQAGQTLAEVAPEGVPLVLLAELPNREAGFIKSGLTAQVKIDAFPYQDYGVIGGKVGKISTATRTDQDLGEIYQVEILLDRDSPRPGQGALAFKPGQTGTAEIIIRRRRIIDVLLEPLKKLQQDGLTL